The window TTGCCCGTGATGTTGTTATGGGAAGCGAGAATTTAAGCCAAGAAATCGTCACCACTCTTGAGGTCGATTATGATGAAGCAGAACAGATTAAAATAGGGCGAGTGGAGGCTCAGGACGAACAAAAGGAAGAGCTTCACGAAATTTTTACACAGATTTGTACCCGATGGGTACTGGAGGTGAAAAAAGCTATTGATCTGTATAAAAATAATAATCCTAAAAAGCCACTTTCAGTCCTTGTTTTGAGCGGCGGAGGTTCCAAGGTCGTTGGCTTAAGAGAGTATCTTGCCAGTGAAACCGGTCTTGAGGTCATCCTGTTTAATCCCTTCGAAGGAATGAAGGTGAACGAGAAGAAGATTGACTTGGGATACCTTGAAACCGTAGCTCCTGAAATGTCCATAGCTGCCGGGTTAGCAATACGACCTGCGGAATTTTAAGATATGATCCGGATAAATCTCCTGCCCGTACGGCAGATGAAACAGAAGACGCGGGCAGTACAGCAACTCGTTGTAAGTGGTGCTCTTATAGCGGCAACTCTTGTTGCTTTATCCTTAGGAGCAGGTTATTTCGTAACAACAGTTAGTGGGTTGGAAAAGGATATCAAGGTTCTTACCGCGCGTAAGAAGGAGTTACAAAAGACCCTTGACTTGATCGTTGATCTGGAAAAGAAAAAGAAACTTATAGAAAAACAAATTGGTGTTATTCATGAATTGCAGAAAAAAACTCAACTTACCGTGCGAATTTTGGATGAGGTCGCTCGATTAACACCGCATAAACGACTATGGCTAACTAGTCTTAATCAAACGAGTAGCACGTTGAATCTGTCTGGTACGGCGTTAGATAATCGGACAATTGCAGACTATCTTGATGCATTAAATGACTCGCAATATTTTTCCAATGTCACTTTGAGGACGTCTGCACTCAGCAAGTATGGTGGAAGAAACCTGAAACGATTTTCTTTGACCTGCTCTGTCACGATTTCTGGAGCAAATGAAGAAGCTTCACAAAAAAAGGGAGGTAAATAATATTTTATTATGGCCTCACAAGACGCAAAATCGAAATTTGATGTTTTTATTGAAGAAAAATATATACCTCTTGATCAAAAGATTAAGCTAGGTATAGTTGCTGGGATTGTCGTGGCATTGATTGCGGGTTTTTATTTTGCTATTTTTGCTCCAAATATAGAGACGATTAAAAAGCTGGAAGCTGAAAAATCTTCCCTACAGAAGGATGTAGAGAAGGCTGAAAAGGCTGCTGAAAATTTAGAGCAGCATAAAGCTGAGCTTGAAGAGGCTAAGAAACGATTTGAGGAAATCTCGATAGTCCTGCCAAAGACAAAAGAAATACCTGCTCTGCTTACAGCTATTTCCGATCATGGAACAAGTGCAGGCCTTGATTTTAACTCATTTACTCCAGGTAATGAAACACCCAAGGATTTTTATGCTGAAATTCCAATCAGTATCAGCATTACCGGCCCCTACCATAATATTGGTTATTTCCTTGATCAAGTGAGTAAGTTAGAACGTATTGTAACTGTAAAAGATATTACATTGGGAGGTCCTCAGCAGGTCGAGGGTGAGATGTTGTTGAAATCTACCTGTAACTTGCTGACCTATCGTTCCAGCAGTGAAGCCGCCAGTGATCCTACTAAAAAGAAGAAAAAGTAAGTAGAGCAGGGATTCGATGAAGCGTACTATAACAAGACAGTTTGTTGCTATGTCAATATTGTTTTTTTTGCTGGGGGAAACGAATAGTGTGGCTTTGGGGGCTATAGAGGAAAATGCTGTTAGTACAGAAGGACAGCAGGTTGAAGGTGATGGGGTGGTGTTGCGCGAAGTCAATGAATTTGAATATGTCCTTGAAGGACGCCCAGACCCCTTTCTCCCTTTTCTTTCTAAAGATAGCGGGAGAAAGGATGAGTTTGATGACACTCCCGATGATGGGGATTCAGATAAGCCGTTAACAGGAATGCGCCTTTTTGAACCTGGTCAACTGAAACTGGTGGCCTTGCTTAAACTCGGAAGCAAAAATGTTGCTATGGCAGAGGATGTTGCTGGAAAAGGATATCGTCTTGATGAGAATATGCCGATTGGGCGATATGGAGTTATTGACAGAATAACCGATGAACAAGTTGAGATTACAGAGCGTTATAAAACCAAGACAGGCCGGATTGTTACAAAAGAGATTGTAATGCGTTTAAAAAAAGAGGGAGATAAATAAAGATGTCTCAAAATTTCTCAACCAACTTACAACAAGGTAATGGAAAACGCCTCTGTTGTCTGATTTGTTGCTTGATGCTTTTCATTTTGATGACGGGCAGCCTTCCTAGTCTGGCAGAGGAAGAGGATGCCAGTAGTGAGAAGGTTGTGGTTAGTGGCCTCACCGCATCACCTTCTGGTAAGAATCTTCAGATAGTAATACACAGCAGTGCTAAGTTTAATGTGCTCCCCCTAAGACTTACTAATCCGATTAGGATAGTAGTTGATATCACCAATGGCGAAATTCAGAGCGGAGTAGAGCTTGTTTTGCCAGAAGCTTACCGTATTAAAGTGCGTCAGGATTGGTTTCCAGCCGTTTCACAGAGACGTATCGAATTTATTCTACCTCAAGACTATACATTTACCTCTACGTGGAACGAAAATGATCTTGTGCTCATTATAGAAAATTTTTTTGTAGAGGAACAGGCTGCTACTGATGAAAAAGAGAGCGACCCTGTTGCTCAAACGGAAGAAAGTTCGGAACTCTCTCAAGAGAATCAAGAAGCTGACCCACCAGAAAAGGAAGTTGCTCTAGAAAGTATAGATAATCGTTTGGTTAAGGTTGACGTGATGGGCTCTGTGTCTGAAGAGGGAGGTAAATCGTTTGAAAGGGAAGGGAAGGGAAATCCTGGACAAACAAGCCCTATAGGAGATAACGATACAATTAGTGTTGATTTTTACAAGATAGATATTCATAATGTTTTTAGGATGTTGCGAGAAATTACAGGGAAAAATATAGTAATTGCTGGTAGTGTTTCTGGAAATTTGACTCTTGCCTTAACTGATGTACCTTGGCGTTTTGCTCTTGATATTATTTTGAATCTTAAAGATTTGGAAAAGATGGAACGGGGTAATACTATTATTATCTACCCAAAAGGTAAAGAATTTGTTTGGCCAAAGCAAGAAAATGAAAATATTGATATCAAAGTGAATACTGATATAGTTGAAGCTCAGAAAAAGGAAGGGATAACAATCACAGGGGTAAACAATATTCCACCAGAGCAACTTGAAGCAAAAAAAATGATAGCTAATGGCAGGGTTGCTGAAAAAAAAGGCGATTTAGAAACAGCGATCCGCTTCTATGAGAAAGCACTGAATAATTGGCCTGAAAATACTAAGCTTGCAACAAAAATATCAACGACGTATCTTACTAAACTGAATCAGAATGCTAAAGCTGTTTTTTATGCCAAAAAAGCACTTGAGGTGGATAAGAAAAATAGTGCTGCTGCGTTGAATGCCGCTATTGGCTATGCAAATATGGAGGAGTATCGCCAGGCGCAGCAGTATTTCGATCAAAGTGTCAACTCTGGGGAGCCAAGTCGTGAGGCGTTAATGAGCTATGCTGCATTTAGCGAACGGCAAAGACAATATGATGCAGCTTTACGTTTACTGAAAAAACTGGAAGAGCTGTATGGACAAGATTTGAATTCTATGGTTGCACAAGCTCGAATTTATGATTCTTTAGGAGATTATAGTGCCGCTCGTCAAAAATATAAGACTATTCTTAACGCTGGATTTAGAGTGCCACCGGATTTGAAGAAGTTTATCTTGAGTAAAACCGGTGGAAATTGATCAAGATATTAACGAAATAAATTTCACGATAAGAAATAATTATTCCTAAGGAAGGCATGATGAAAAGCAATACTCGATTATTGCAAATTTTTTTGGTTGTGACGGTAGCTGCTCTCCTCCTTTGCTCCTGTGTAGAGAAGAAGTCAGAAGAAAAAACAGAACAGCCTGCCCAGCTTAACGTACCTGAGAAAAAACAGCGCACTGTTATTGAACCTTCTTTGTTGCCACAACGTTTTCAACGAGCAGGTTATATAGTGAATGATGAAGAAGCGAATGCTATGCTTGACAGCGACGCTTCTGATGAATTTCAACTCAAAGTTGGTGCTGATATTACAACTCCTCAGCCAGTGACTTTACGGGATGCAATGAAGGCCCTCGTCCGAAATAAGAATATGAGCTTGAGCTGGGCCAGTGATGTTAATCAAGATCTTCTTGTGGATGTTGATGTCACAGCTGAGGATAATTTTTATGAAGCTATTGATAATATATTACGTCAATTAGATTATTTTCATGAAATTCAAGGGTCTACTCTTGTTGTTAGGTATAGAGAGACAAAGCAATATCATGTTGCTATGCCCTTTGTGAAGCAGGAGTATAATGCTTCAATCGGTGGTAATTCATTTGGCAGTGATGTTCGTATTGACAGCAAAGGGAATACTTTTGATATTTGGGAGAATATCAAAAATAATATTGATAGCCTTATATCAGCATGGAGTGCCACCATAACTACTCCAGACCAAGTAACTCAGAACGATGCTGCAAAAAATGAAGGTAGCGAGGAAGATGAAGTAGTTGATCTGGCCTCAAGACGGGTATCATCAACGGATTCTAGTTATACCATAGATAAACCCATTGGTTTGGTAACTGTCCATGCTCCAAAATCGTTACAGAAAAGAATCAGCGATTATTTGCAAACCCTTGAGCGTGAGCTCTATAAGCAGATTGCGATTGAGGCAAAAATTATAGAAGTGCAGCTGCAAAATAATTCCTCCCTTGGTATTAACTGGCAGACATTGCTGAAGAACTTGACTTTCAATGGAGCGGCAGCGCGGGCAGATGACTATTATTCTAAAGATAACACAGAACTGTACGGTAATGGCACTTCCTTGGACAATACCACTACAGACACAACGACTACGATAAGTAGCTCAACCAATTCTAGCTCATCAGCGAGCGGGAATAACGATTCCGTCACGACGGGCAGTTCATCCACGTCAGACAGTTCATCCATGTCGGGGAGTTCATCCACGACCACTAC is drawn from Candidatus Electrothrix aestuarii and contains these coding sequences:
- a CDS encoding pilus assembly protein PilP, with product MKRTITRQFVAMSILFFLLGETNSVALGAIEENAVSTEGQQVEGDGVVLREVNEFEYVLEGRPDPFLPFLSKDSGRKDEFDDTPDDGDSDKPLTGMRLFEPGQLKLVALLKLGSKNVAMAEDVAGKGYRLDENMPIGRYGVIDRITDEQVEITERYKTKTGRIVTKEIVMRLKKEGDK
- a CDS encoding type 4a pilus biogenesis protein PilO, which codes for MASQDAKSKFDVFIEEKYIPLDQKIKLGIVAGIVVALIAGFYFAIFAPNIETIKKLEAEKSSLQKDVEKAEKAAENLEQHKAELEEAKKRFEEISIVLPKTKEIPALLTAISDHGTSAGLDFNSFTPGNETPKDFYAEIPISISITGPYHNIGYFLDQVSKLERIVTVKDITLGGPQQVEGEMLLKSTCNLLTYRSSSEAASDPTKKKKK
- a CDS encoding PilN domain-containing protein; this encodes MKQKTRAVQQLVVSGALIAATLVALSLGAGYFVTTVSGLEKDIKVLTARKKELQKTLDLIVDLEKKKKLIEKQIGVIHELQKKTQLTVRILDEVARLTPHKRLWLTSLNQTSSTLNLSGTALDNRTIADYLDALNDSQYFSNVTLRTSALSKYGGRNLKRFSLTCSVTISGANEEASQKKGGK